A portion of the Pedobacter cryoconitis genome contains these proteins:
- a CDS encoding ferritin-like domain-containing protein, with protein sequence MATTPKSNEKSASKANAKTKGSKSTGKTGKMENSEFHEFFVDELKDIYWAEKHLVKALPKMKKAATSPELATAFEKHTEETNTHIATLEQVFTLLDEKPQAKKCDAMEGLLKEADSIIEDTDAGTMIRDAGLILAAQKVEHYEIATYGTLVVFAQNMGHTDVAELLQFTLDNEKATDVALTEVAESFINEEAAAE encoded by the coding sequence ATGGCAACTACACCAAAATCAAACGAAAAATCAGCTTCAAAAGCAAACGCCAAAACAAAAGGTTCAAAATCCACTGGAAAAACCGGTAAGATGGAAAACTCTGAATTCCATGAATTCTTTGTGGATGAGTTGAAAGACATTTACTGGGCAGAAAAACATTTGGTTAAAGCTTTACCGAAAATGAAAAAAGCAGCGACCAGTCCTGAACTGGCTACTGCTTTTGAAAAACATACTGAAGAGACCAATACACACATCGCAACCCTGGAGCAGGTATTCACCTTATTAGATGAAAAGCCACAGGCAAAAAAATGTGATGCTATGGAGGGCCTGTTAAAAGAAGCGGACAGTATCATTGAAGATACTGATGCGGGTACGATGATCCGTGACGCAGGTTTAATCCTTGCCGCACAGAAAGTAGAGCACTATGAGATCGCTACCTACGGGACGCTTGTAGTCTTCGCACAAAATATGGGGCACACTGATGTTGCTGAGTTATTGCAATTCACTTTAGACAACGAAAAGGCAACTGATGTAGCATTGACTGAAGTAGCCGAAAGCTTCATCAATGAAGAGGCTGCTGCTGAGTAA
- a CDS encoding flavin reductase family protein, which yields MERLQRDQIYQLEKQYRISLINSLVGYKSLNLLGTISNEGITNLCIISSAFHLGANPPLLGIVIRPERAHNDTLTNIKSTGQYTLNNVLPDWYMQAHQTSASYPAGVSEFDVCGLKKLYVNGFKAPFVQQSTIRIGLELREVIDIEINGTTILIGEIVQILSDDQMIAADGTVDHVKAKTMTVAGLDSYFLPEFVGRLAYAKPGIETHELKQS from the coding sequence ATGGAAAGACTTCAGCGTGATCAGATTTATCAATTGGAAAAGCAATACAGGATAAGCCTGATCAATAGCTTAGTTGGCTACAAATCTTTGAACCTTTTAGGGACTATCAGTAATGAAGGTATTACTAATTTATGCATCATTAGTTCTGCATTTCACTTAGGGGCTAATCCGCCGCTTTTGGGTATAGTAATACGTCCGGAACGTGCACACAATGATACCCTTACCAATATTAAATCAACAGGACAATATACTTTAAATAATGTATTACCAGATTGGTATATGCAGGCTCACCAGACCAGTGCTTCTTATCCAGCCGGAGTATCTGAATTTGATGTCTGTGGATTGAAAAAATTATATGTTAATGGTTTTAAGGCACCTTTTGTGCAACAATCCACTATTCGTATAGGTTTGGAACTAAGGGAAGTCATTGATATAGAAATTAACGGTACAACTATTTTAATCGGAGAAATTGTTCAAATATTATCTGATGATCAAATGATTGCAGCAGATGGGACGGTTGACCATGTTAAAGCAAAGACAATGACTGTTGCTGGGCTGGATTCCTATTTTCTTCCAGAATTTGTTGGACGTTTAGCTTATGCAAAGCCGGGGATTGAAACCCATGAATTAAAACAATCTTAA
- a CDS encoding GNAT family N-acetyltransferase, with protein MEIKNLENIELEKLVSVINLSFSDYIVPLQMTLELLKSKIVAEDIQLKLSTGVFDGDQMVGCMLHGLRDSDQGQVVYNAATGVIPDYRGKGLVREMYTYLLPELKKIQVKKMMLEVITGNHAAIKAYERIGYTVARKLDCYTGKLNVEKSTSISALKEIDSFNWAAFLSFWDIIPSWQNAGQSLENSKEHCCTIGAFSDELLVGYAIFNPTSRKINQFAVAEAHRRKGVGSQLFSYINETVGQQDVYVYNVDHSSASTMGFLKNLGLREKIAQFEMTRLVEDK; from the coding sequence ATGGAAATTAAAAATTTAGAAAATATTGAGCTGGAAAAATTGGTGTCTGTTATCAATTTATCATTTTCGGACTATATCGTGCCGCTGCAAATGACTTTGGAGTTATTGAAATCAAAAATAGTAGCAGAGGATATTCAACTTAAATTGTCTACCGGAGTATTTGATGGAGATCAAATGGTAGGTTGTATGCTCCATGGATTACGGGATAGTGATCAAGGACAGGTAGTGTACAATGCTGCTACAGGAGTAATTCCAGACTACCGTGGAAAAGGATTAGTGCGTGAAATGTATACTTATTTGCTGCCTGAATTGAAAAAAATACAGGTAAAGAAGATGATGCTGGAAGTGATTACAGGAAATCATGCTGCAATAAAAGCATATGAGAGAATTGGCTATACTGTTGCCAGAAAACTAGATTGCTACACAGGGAAACTTAATGTCGAAAAAAGCACTTCAATAAGCGCATTGAAGGAAATTGACAGCTTTAACTGGGCCGCATTCCTTTCTTTTTGGGATATCATTCCATCCTGGCAAAATGCAGGTCAGTCATTGGAAAACAGCAAAGAACACTGTTGCACTATTGGAGCTTTTAGCGATGAGCTATTAGTGGGTTATGCAATATTTAATCCAACATCAAGAAAAATAAATCAGTTCGCAGTTGCCGAAGCCCATCGTCGTAAAGGTGTTGGTAGTCAGCTATTTTCTTATATCAATGAAACTGTTGGGCAGCAGGATGTATACGTTTATAATGTTGATCATAGTTCTGCCTCCACAATGGGATTCTTAAAAAATCTGGGACTTCGTGAAAAAATAGCGCAGTTTGAAATGACCAGGCTGGTAGAGGATAAATAA
- a CDS encoding MarR family winged helix-turn-helix transcriptional regulator: MMYYDLISEVIGLIKIYEKETDHKSQDGHLFAQWMNEHYKKNDHQIISEPEWEGKSNGRSADSVINTSLVHLYRYAKLNAKAAIANTSFSTPDEFIYLISLVSLGSMTKTALIKLNVHEKSAGMQIVNRLINNGLVEQASLDSDKRNRMIHITSKGTQVLNDSMQNIKKASSDVTEPLSHLEKLELIRLMTKLESFHESKTRMIS, from the coding sequence ATGATGTATTACGATTTAATAAGTGAAGTGATAGGGCTCATTAAGATTTATGAAAAGGAAACTGATCATAAAAGTCAGGACGGACACTTATTTGCGCAATGGATGAACGAGCATTATAAAAAAAACGATCATCAGATTATTTCAGAACCAGAATGGGAGGGGAAGTCCAATGGACGTTCTGCTGACAGTGTGATTAACACTTCATTGGTACATCTTTACCGGTATGCTAAACTCAATGCAAAAGCAGCAATAGCCAATACATCTTTTTCTACTCCCGATGAATTTATTTATTTAATTAGCCTGGTTTCATTAGGTAGTATGACTAAAACGGCCCTTATTAAGTTAAATGTTCATGAGAAGTCTGCAGGAATGCAAATCGTAAATAGATTGATCAACAATGGGCTCGTTGAACAGGCCTCGCTGGACAGCGATAAAAGGAACAGAATGATTCATATCACTTCAAAGGGAACTCAAGTGCTGAATGACAGTATGCAGAATATTAAAAAAGCCTCAAGCGATGTGACTGAGCCACTATCACACCTTGAAAAATTGGAGTTGATCAGGTTAATGACAAAACTTGAAAGCTTTCATGAATCGAAAACAAGAATGATTTCTTAA
- a CDS encoding ATP-binding protein: protein MQTKNELINELSELNEELENYFSNTIIPQLFIDANLVLRKFTPPAMKQFNLKYEFIGRNIGEVQENFRFPTFIDNIKMVIDTGTILEKEIQTTDMHWYQMNILPYLVRKENKTNGVIITFVDITPRIRDLKEQEKLITEHELLLDTIAHDIKNPLLALGLTIQMLKKLPEKKIERFPVLLENVERSLFQMKKVIGDLVDSRWQEQRYQAENELLDLQNIIEDVRLTLAPQIAEAKASIIVKNLETSQIKFVRRKLRSVIYNLLNNAIKYAHPDRSPNILISSYQEDCYMVISFADNGMGISQENQGSIFEKFERVEGIKEGSGVGLYLVNTIVTAAGGKIIIESKEGKGSVFKVFLKADN, encoded by the coding sequence ATGCAAACTAAGAACGAACTAATTAACGAATTGAGTGAACTTAATGAAGAACTCGAAAATTATTTCAGCAATACTATTATTCCACAACTTTTCATAGATGCAAACCTTGTGCTGAGAAAGTTTACACCACCGGCAATGAAGCAATTCAATCTCAAGTATGAATTTATTGGAAGAAATATAGGTGAAGTTCAAGAAAATTTTAGATTTCCAACTTTTATAGACAATATAAAAATGGTGATTGATACTGGGACTATTTTGGAAAAAGAGATCCAAACTACTGATATGCACTGGTATCAAATGAATATTCTTCCTTATCTGGTGAGGAAGGAAAATAAAACTAATGGTGTGATCATTACCTTCGTAGATATCACACCTCGCATCAGAGATTTAAAAGAGCAGGAAAAGCTTATCACTGAGCATGAATTATTATTAGATACGATTGCTCACGATATCAAAAATCCACTGCTTGCACTTGGCTTAACCATTCAAATGCTCAAGAAACTTCCAGAAAAAAAGATAGAAAGATTCCCTGTACTTCTTGAAAATGTGGAGAGAAGTCTGTTTCAAATGAAGAAAGTAATTGGTGATCTCGTTGATTCCCGCTGGCAGGAACAACGGTATCAGGCTGAGAATGAATTGCTGGATTTACAGAATATAATTGAGGATGTTAGGTTAACGCTCGCTCCACAAATTGCTGAAGCCAAAGCATCAATAATAGTCAAGAATCTGGAGACTTCTCAAATAAAATTTGTTAGGCGTAAGTTGCGTAGTGTCATTTATAACCTGCTAAATAACGCAATAAAATATGCTCACCCAGATCGGAGCCCCAACATTTTGATCTCCTCTTATCAGGAAGACTGTTATATGGTTATCAGCTTTGCTGACAATGGAATGGGCATAAGTCAAGAAAACCAAGGTTCAATATTTGAAAAGTTTGAGCGGGTAGAAGGAATAAAGGAAGGATCTGGTGTGGGTTTGTATTTGGTTAATACCATTGTCACAGCAGCTGGAGGAAAAATTATCATTGAGAGTAAAGAAGGTAAGGGTTCTGTATTTAAAGTGTTTTTGAAAGCCGACAATTAA
- a CDS encoding type 1 glutamine amidotransferase domain-containing protein, with amino-acid sequence MKRILMILTSHQQMENTDSKTGVWLGEFTDPYYEFIDQGYQVTLASPLGGKPPVDTMSELTEHVTGANRRFTDDEFAQSAFKHTHTLVGLSATDFDAVFFPGGHGPIWDLANDELSAKLILEFFDLDKPVAAVCHGPAALIKAAELSPGLLAGKKLTSFTNTEEKLVGRSANIPYKLEDKLIELGADFKSALLPFLVNVETDGLLITGQNPLSAGPVAKALIEVLEKEIESEF; translated from the coding sequence ATGAAGCGAATACTAATGATCCTTACATCCCATCAGCAGATGGAAAATACTGATAGTAAAACTGGCGTATGGCTTGGAGAATTTACTGATCCTTATTATGAATTTATTGATCAGGGATATCAGGTAACTTTAGCTAGTCCTTTAGGTGGTAAGCCACCTGTGGATACAATGAGTGAACTAACTGAGCATGTTACAGGTGCTAATCGCAGATTTACGGATGACGAATTTGCTCAAAGTGCGTTCAAGCATACACATACATTGGTCGGGTTATCTGCTACTGATTTTGATGCGGTTTTTTTTCCTGGCGGTCATGGTCCAATCTGGGATTTGGCTAATGATGAGTTGAGCGCGAAATTAATTCTGGAGTTCTTTGATTTGGATAAGCCAGTAGCTGCGGTTTGCCATGGACCGGCGGCTTTGATTAAGGCAGCAGAACTTTCTCCGGGATTATTAGCTGGTAAAAAGCTGACAAGTTTTACCAACACAGAAGAAAAATTGGTAGGAAGATCAGCTAATATCCCTTATAAACTAGAGGATAAACTTATTGAACTTGGAGCTGATTTTAAATCTGCTTTGCTTCCTTTTCTTGTTAATGTGGAAACTGATGGGTTATTAATTACAGGGCAGAACCCATTGTCAGCAGGACCTGTAGCTAAGGCTTTAATAGAAGTTTTGGAGAAGGAGATTGAAAGTGAATTTTAA
- a CDS encoding DUF6766 family protein, whose product MKTKPVQSSYFYRNGLTIVFLFLFVITLGAQALTGWKQHNQDLKENHVQEISLGTYLKSGHFISATFENFESEFLQMALYVMLTISLRQIGSAESKQLDQPEEVDREPIPSPHAPWPVRKGGWILKLYSNSLSICFVILFLASWAMHLYGSWDNHNVEQLAKKLPTITLMDYLGESEFWFETFQNWQSEFLSVASIVFLTIYLRQKGSPESKPVDAPHLETGK is encoded by the coding sequence ATGAAAACAAAACCAGTACAATCTTCGTACTTCTATCGTAACGGACTCACTATAGTCTTCCTTTTTTTATTTGTGATTACACTTGGTGCTCAGGCATTGACAGGCTGGAAGCAACATAACCAGGATTTAAAGGAAAATCACGTACAGGAAATCAGCTTAGGTACTTATCTTAAAAGTGGTCATTTCATTTCGGCAACTTTCGAAAACTTCGAAAGTGAATTTCTCCAAATGGCGTTATATGTGATGCTAACAATTTCCCTCCGCCAAATTGGTTCTGCAGAGTCCAAACAGCTCGATCAGCCCGAAGAAGTCGATAGGGAGCCAATACCGTCACCTCATGCACCCTGGCCCGTAAGAAAGGGTGGCTGGATCCTGAAATTATATAGTAATTCTCTTTCTATTTGTTTTGTGATTTTGTTTCTTGCCAGCTGGGCCATGCACTTATACGGAAGCTGGGATAACCACAACGTTGAACAGCTTGCTAAAAAACTTCCAACAATAACTTTAATGGATTACCTCGGGGAGTCAGAGTTTTGGTTTGAAACCTTTCAGAACTGGCAAAGCGAGTTTTTGTCAGTAGCCTCAATCGTATTTTTAACCATTTACTTACGTCAAAAAGGCTCTCCAGAGTCTAAACCAGTAGATGCGCCACATCTGGAAACCGGTAAGTAG
- a CDS encoding phytoene/squalene synthase family protein, which produces MKEIFDNLSDEFSKMITKRYSTSFSLGIYFLNEKIRQPIYSIYGFVRLADEIVDSFHEFDKDILLAKFKRDCFEAIADGISLNPVLNSFQQVVNKYHIEKELIELFIQSMEMDLKKEYYTVEKYDQYILGSAQVVGLMCLQVFTEGDKTGYEKLKNPAMKLGAAFQKINFLRDINADYYTLSRNYFPNVDLATFSNIEKSIIEDDIEEDFKLALDGIRQLPSSSRNGVYLAYVYYKKLFNKIKNSPAEKVMTERIRISNARKFGLMFDSIIRYKTNTI; this is translated from the coding sequence ATGAAAGAAATATTTGATAATCTATCGGACGAGTTTAGTAAAATGATTACTAAACGTTACAGTACCAGTTTCTCATTAGGTATTTACTTCTTAAATGAAAAGATCCGTCAGCCTATTTATTCTATTTATGGTTTTGTACGGCTGGCAGACGAGATTGTAGACAGCTTTCACGAGTTTGATAAAGACATCTTATTAGCTAAGTTTAAAAGGGATTGCTTTGAGGCTATTGCTGATGGAATCAGTTTGAATCCGGTACTAAATTCTTTCCAGCAAGTCGTGAACAAATACCATATTGAAAAAGAGCTTATTGAATTATTTATTCAAAGCATGGAAATGGATCTCAAAAAGGAATATTATACGGTTGAAAAGTATGATCAATATATTCTGGGCTCTGCTCAGGTGGTAGGTTTAATGTGTTTGCAAGTCTTTACAGAAGGGGATAAAACAGGCTACGAAAAATTAAAGAATCCGGCAATGAAATTGGGTGCTGCATTTCAAAAGATAAATTTTCTCAGAGATATAAATGCAGACTATTATACCTTAAGCCGCAACTATTTTCCAAATGTGGATCTGGCTACCTTTTCTAACATTGAAAAATCAATTATAGAAGACGACATTGAAGAGGACTTCAAATTGGCATTAGATGGGATCCGGCAATTACCTTCATCTTCCAGAAATGGTGTTTACCTTGCCTATGTATATTATAAAAAGTTATTTAACAAGATTAAAAACAGTCCTGCCGAAAAAGTAATGACCGAAAGGATCCGCATTTCCAATGCCCGTAAGTTTGGGTTGATGTTCGACTCAATTATTCGATACAAAACCAATACAATATAA
- a CDS encoding DEAD/DEAH box helicase, translating into MMNLQSKCSPRLYPYQENDINILFEKLGAHERNHRLLYQLPTGGGKTVIFSEIARRYIAKYQKKVIVLTHRKELCRQTSSVLKTAGIANKVVNSALKKIGRGDGYPCYVAMVETLKNRINDGLIDLKRVGLVIVDEAHHNSFHKLLSKFEYASVIGVTATPFSSDINLPMNKNYDELVLGAPIGELIAQGFLAKPKTFRYDVELNTLKTGLNGDFTVSTSDELYASPAMLELLVHAYESHAKGKKTLIFNTGIFTSRKVLEVFSDLGYPIRHLDNKTRPEEREEILHWLKKTKGAILTSVSILTTGFDEPSVQTVILNRATTSLTLYHQMIGRGSRRLPQKKTFTIVDLGNNTDRFGHWNAAVDWKHVFENPEVYHESLTAKTSYQAHQMPAEMRSKFPNSFEISFDVQSAHLLALANGLKPKIVIRDSIRQHALMCADNSDCIPDAIALITELEREIDWRIKQYAKCLGKVTKNYTEWLREDYHQKLKILIEKLMRRRELMRMAV; encoded by the coding sequence ATGATGAACCTTCAGTCAAAATGCAGCCCTCGGCTGTATCCTTACCAGGAAAATGACATCAATATATTGTTTGAAAAATTAGGAGCTCATGAGCGCAATCACAGATTACTCTACCAGTTACCAACCGGTGGTGGAAAAACTGTGATCTTTTCGGAGATTGCACGCAGGTATATTGCTAAATACCAGAAAAAGGTGATCGTGCTCACGCATCGCAAAGAACTGTGCAGGCAAACTTCCTCGGTCTTGAAAACTGCAGGTATAGCTAACAAAGTGGTGAATAGTGCGCTCAAAAAAATTGGCAGGGGAGATGGTTATCCTTGTTATGTAGCGATGGTAGAAACGTTAAAGAACCGGATCAATGATGGTTTAATTGATTTGAAACGTGTAGGTCTGGTTATTGTAGATGAGGCCCATCACAATTCTTTTCATAAACTCCTCAGCAAGTTTGAGTATGCCTCCGTCATTGGTGTAACTGCTACGCCCTTCAGCTCAGATATCAATTTACCGATGAATAAAAATTATGATGAGTTGGTGCTTGGCGCCCCTATTGGAGAGCTCATTGCGCAGGGATTTTTAGCAAAACCAAAGACTTTCAGGTACGATGTAGAGTTGAATACTTTGAAAACAGGTTTAAATGGTGATTTTACGGTAAGTACTTCTGATGAATTATATGCTTCCCCGGCAATGCTTGAACTGTTGGTCCACGCCTATGAATCTCATGCTAAAGGTAAAAAAACTTTAATTTTTAATACGGGAATTTTTACCTCACGTAAGGTTCTGGAGGTGTTTTCAGATCTTGGTTATCCTATAAGGCATCTGGATAACAAGACCAGGCCTGAAGAAAGGGAGGAGATTTTACACTGGTTGAAAAAAACCAAAGGTGCCATCCTGACCTCCGTCTCCATTTTAACTACTGGGTTCGATGAGCCTTCAGTACAGACGGTAATCCTGAACAGAGCAACCACTTCGTTAACGCTTTATCACCAGATGATCGGTAGGGGGTCGAGACGTCTTCCCCAAAAGAAAACTTTTACGATTGTAGATCTGGGAAATAATACGGATCGCTTTGGCCACTGGAATGCTGCGGTTGATTGGAAACATGTTTTTGAAAATCCTGAGGTTTACCATGAAAGTTTAACGGCAAAAACCAGTTACCAGGCACACCAGATGCCTGCTGAAATGCGTTCTAAATTTCCTAATAGTTTTGAGATTTCTTTCGATGTGCAGTCAGCACATCTGCTGGCCTTGGCAAATGGCTTAAAACCTAAAATTGTTATTCGTGATTCTATCAGACAGCATGCATTAATGTGTGCAGACAATAGCGACTGTATTCCTGATGCCATTGCATTGATCACTGAATTGGAGAGAGAAATTGATTGGAGAATCAAACAATATGCAAAATGCCTGGGTAAGGTAACTAAAAATTATACAGAGTGGCTTCGTGAAGATTATCATCAAAAGCTGAAAATACTCATTGAAAAGCTAATGCGCAGAAGAGAGTTGATGCGAATGGCTGTTTAG
- a CDS encoding DUF892 family protein, whose amino-acid sequence MLENIYLEKLSNMFVAEKKYILCLKKLSAAALTDELRRGLLPDSSDQHMHIERLKLCFEIQKAKKVGIISPLDAYFFEHSKDVVKGKVPSLEKDISLLHTSQQIFQRKIHGYYSLQQMAIALGLEQAVLLLEQCFKDDQNAYNYLVQISQNIIYPKAVI is encoded by the coding sequence ATGCTTGAAAATATTTATTTAGAGAAATTAAGCAACATGTTTGTTGCCGAAAAGAAGTACATTCTTTGTTTGAAAAAACTTTCGGCAGCGGCATTAACAGATGAATTGCGCAGAGGATTATTACCAGATTCTTCTGATCAGCATATGCATATTGAGCGTTTAAAACTGTGCTTTGAAATACAAAAAGCAAAAAAGGTTGGGATAATCTCACCACTTGATGCGTACTTTTTTGAGCACAGTAAGGATGTGGTTAAAGGAAAAGTTCCTTCATTGGAGAAAGATATTTCTCTCCTTCATACTTCCCAACAGATTTTTCAGCGAAAAATTCATGGCTATTATTCTTTGCAGCAAATGGCAATAGCTTTGGGCTTGGAACAAGCTGTTCTGTTGCTGGAGCAATGTTTTAAGGATGACCAGAATGCATATAATTATCTGGTACAGATTTCGCAAAACATTATTTATCCTAAAGCAGTAATTTAG
- a CDS encoding DNA-formamidopyrimidine glycosylase family protein, translating to MPELPDLEVFAKNLQKRFKNKILETVEVKVAKKLNVPGKELKHVLEGHQLKSVSRVGKTLQLHFDNDAILGMHLMLHGELKALEEEEVKFQIVSFHFKDGDGFALTDFQKAATPTLNPEYSDVPDALSLNPAHFKDLLAKKKVQIKTLLMDQHSIRGIGNTYADEILWEAKISPFSIAKAIPEAGVEKLLKTIIHVLSKESADIARKLPDALNGEVKDFLRIHHPDLKQSPTGAVIQIEKKGARKTYYTDEQILYTL from the coding sequence ATGCCTGAATTACCTGATCTGGAGGTTTTTGCTAAGAATTTGCAAAAGCGTTTTAAAAATAAAATTCTGGAAACTGTTGAAGTGAAAGTGGCTAAAAAACTAAATGTTCCCGGTAAGGAATTGAAGCATGTGTTAGAAGGCCATCAATTGAAAAGTGTCTCCAGGGTTGGAAAGACTTTGCAATTGCATTTCGATAATGATGCGATACTGGGGATGCATTTAATGCTGCATGGTGAACTTAAAGCATTGGAAGAAGAAGAGGTTAAATTTCAAATTGTTTCTTTTCATTTCAAAGACGGAGACGGCTTTGCTTTGACAGATTTTCAAAAAGCAGCAACGCCGACGCTGAATCCAGAATATTCTGATGTACCTGATGCTTTGTCTTTGAATCCTGCACATTTTAAAGATTTACTGGCAAAAAAGAAGGTACAGATCAAGACTTTACTGATGGATCAGCACTCAATCAGAGGAATCGGTAATACTTATGCAGATGAGATTCTCTGGGAGGCTAAAATCTCGCCTTTTTCTATAGCAAAAGCGATTCCTGAAGCTGGAGTGGAGAAATTGCTAAAGACAATTATTCATGTCTTGTCTAAAGAATCTGCCGATATCGCCAGAAAACTTCCAGACGCGTTAAATGGGGAGGTAAAAGATTTTCTGAGAATACATCACCCTGATTTAAAGCAAAGTCCAACTGGCGCAGTGATTCAGATTGAAAAGAAAGGCGCCAGAAAAACTTATTATACGGATGAGCAAATATTGTATACACTTTAA